Proteins encoded by one window of Arachis ipaensis cultivar K30076 chromosome B04, Araip1.1, whole genome shotgun sequence:
- the LOC107635041 gene encoding 26S protease regulatory subunit 6B-like isoform X11 has product MWENSQKGKVFSLANELPNGAIIFLDEIDSFAAARDNEMHEATRRILSVLLRQESILQIDGFEQDKKVVVIAATNRKEDLDPALISRFDTMIPFGLPDHRNRQQIVFNHQNVRRHLRLEICHEMGKKLLTMEKKGSRRWMSGGSNRDTLMARVRIKRTIGVNIIWLQPTK; this is encoded by the exons ATGTGGGAGAACTCTCAGAAGGGAAAAGTGTTTTCACTTGCAAATGAACTTCCTAATGGTGCTATTATATTTCTGGATGAG ATTGATTCTTTTGCTGCTGCTCGAGATAATGAAATGCATGAAGCTACAAGGAGAATATTGTCAGTGTTGTTACGACAG GAATCAATTTTGCAGATAGATGGCTTTGAGCAGGATAAGAAAGTGGTTGTGATTGCTGCTACCAATAGAAAGGAAGACCTTGATCCTGCATTAATCAG CCGGTTTGATACTATGATCCCTTTTGGCTTACCTGATCACCGTAATCGTCAGCAAATAGTTTTTAATCACCAAAATGTTCGACGGCATCTTCGGTTAGAGATTTGTCACGAAATG GGAAAAAAACTACTCACAATGGAGAAGAAAGGGTCTCGGAGATGGATGAGTGGCGGTAGCAACAG AGATACATTGATGGCGAGAGTACGCATCAAGAGGACTATCGGGGTAAACATCATTTGGTTGCAACCAACGAAATGA
- the LOC107635043 gene encoding uncharacterized protein LOC107635043 isoform X2, whose protein sequence is MKMFDDENQAQENSFIYVIAEYLQKVDPKSDGAKWDWVAIYDECAAVLYQRDTIQAVTSFAKRNKLPVLMQEQMIAHLHMKYRTDIEGLQQQEFKYIFIFRLNTLLDINIV, encoded by the exons atgaaga TGTTTGATGATGAAAACCAAGCGCAGGAGAATAGCTTCATTTAT GTTATAGCTGAGTATCTTCAAAAAGTTGATCCTAAATCAGATGGTGCAAAGTGGGACTGGGTTGCTATTTATGACGAGTGTGCAGCTGTTTTATATCAG AGAGATACAATTCAAGCTGTGACAAGTTTTGCCAAACGGAATAAATTGCCTGTTCTCATGCAAGAACAGATGATTGCACATTTGCATATGAAGTACAGAACTGATATAGAAGGGCTGCAGCAGCAAGAGTTTAAATACATATTCATATTCCGTTTAAATACATTATTAGATATTAACATAGTTTAG
- the LOC107635041 gene encoding ATP-dependent zinc metalloprotease FtsH-like isoform X7 encodes MHEATRRILSVLLRQESILQIDGFEQDKKVVVIAATNRKEDLDPALISRFDTMIPFGLPDHRNRQQIVFNHQNVRRHLRLEICHEMVPYFDFSVSVLPSSCLSLIVIMLIVIFKGKKLLTMEKKGSRRWMSGGSNSDAVFHGIAMAHEDHRFWIPIRRYCCRDTLMARVRIKRTIGVNIIWLQPTK; translated from the exons ATGCATGAAGCTACAAGGAGAATATTGTCAGTGTTGTTACGACAG GAATCAATTTTGCAGATAGATGGCTTTGAGCAGGATAAGAAAGTGGTTGTGATTGCTGCTACCAATAGAAAGGAAGACCTTGATCCTGCATTAATCAG CCGGTTTGATACTATGATCCCTTTTGGCTTACCTGATCACCGTAATCGTCAGCAAATAGTTTTTAATCACCAAAATGTTCGACGGCATCTTCGGTTAGAGATTTGTCACGAAATGGTTCCGTACTTTgatttttctgtttctgttctacCTTCTTCATGCCTTTCACTTATTGTAATTATGCTGATTGTGATTTTCAAGGGAAAAAAACTACTCACAATGGAGAAGAAAGGGTCTCGGAGATGGATGAGTGGCGGTAGCAACAG TGATGCTGTATTCCATGGCATAGCCATGGCACATGAAGATCATCGCTTTTGGATTCCCATTCGCCG GTATTGCTGCAGAGATACATTGATGGCGAGAGTACGCATCAAGAGGACTATCGGGGTAAACATCATTTGGTTGCAACCAACGAAATGA
- the LOC107635041 gene encoding 26S protease regulatory subunit 6B-like isoform X6, whose translation MWENSQKGKVFSLANELPNGAIIFLDEIDSFAAARDNEMHEATRRILSVLLRQESILQIDGFEQDKKVVVIAATNRKEDLDPALISRFDTMIPFGLPDHRNRQQIVFNHQNVRRHLRLEICHEMGKKLLTMEKKGSRRWMSGGSNSDAVFHGIAMAHEDHRFWIPIRRYCCRDTLMARVRIKRTIGVNIIWLQPTK comes from the exons ATGTGGGAGAACTCTCAGAAGGGAAAAGTGTTTTCACTTGCAAATGAACTTCCTAATGGTGCTATTATATTTCTGGATGAG ATTGATTCTTTTGCTGCTGCTCGAGATAATGAAATGCATGAAGCTACAAGGAGAATATTGTCAGTGTTGTTACGACAG GAATCAATTTTGCAGATAGATGGCTTTGAGCAGGATAAGAAAGTGGTTGTGATTGCTGCTACCAATAGAAAGGAAGACCTTGATCCTGCATTAATCAG CCGGTTTGATACTATGATCCCTTTTGGCTTACCTGATCACCGTAATCGTCAGCAAATAGTTTTTAATCACCAAAATGTTCGACGGCATCTTCGGTTAGAGATTTGTCACGAAATG GGAAAAAAACTACTCACAATGGAGAAGAAAGGGTCTCGGAGATGGATGAGTGGCGGTAGCAACAG TGATGCTGTATTCCATGGCATAGCCATGGCACATGAAGATCATCGCTTTTGGATTCCCATTCGCCG GTATTGCTGCAGAGATACATTGATGGCGAGAGTACGCATCAAGAGGACTATCGGGGTAAACATCATTTGGTTGCAACCAACGAAATGA
- the LOC107635041 gene encoding 26S protease regulatory subunit 6A homolog B-like isoform X2: MWENSQKGKVFSLANELPNGAIIFLDEIDSFAAARDNEMHEATRRILSVLLRQESILQIDGFEQDKKVVVIAATNRKEDLDPALISRFDTMIPFGLPDHRNRQQIVFNHQNVRRHLRLEICHEMVPYFDFSVSVLPSSCLSLIVIMLIVIFKGKKLLTMEKKGSRRWMSGGSNSDAVFHGIAMAHEDHRFWIPIRRDTLMARVRIKRTIGVNIIWLQPTK, translated from the exons ATGTGGGAGAACTCTCAGAAGGGAAAAGTGTTTTCACTTGCAAATGAACTTCCTAATGGTGCTATTATATTTCTGGATGAG ATTGATTCTTTTGCTGCTGCTCGAGATAATGAAATGCATGAAGCTACAAGGAGAATATTGTCAGTGTTGTTACGACAG GAATCAATTTTGCAGATAGATGGCTTTGAGCAGGATAAGAAAGTGGTTGTGATTGCTGCTACCAATAGAAAGGAAGACCTTGATCCTGCATTAATCAG CCGGTTTGATACTATGATCCCTTTTGGCTTACCTGATCACCGTAATCGTCAGCAAATAGTTTTTAATCACCAAAATGTTCGACGGCATCTTCGGTTAGAGATTTGTCACGAAATGGTTCCGTACTTTgatttttctgtttctgttctacCTTCTTCATGCCTTTCACTTATTGTAATTATGCTGATTGTGATTTTCAAGGGAAAAAAACTACTCACAATGGAGAAGAAAGGGTCTCGGAGATGGATGAGTGGCGGTAGCAACAG TGATGCTGTATTCCATGGCATAGCCATGGCACATGAAGATCATCGCTTTTGGATTCCCATTCGCCG AGATACATTGATGGCGAGAGTACGCATCAAGAGGACTATCGGGGTAAACATCATTTGGTTGCAACCAACGAAATGA
- the LOC107635041 gene encoding ATP-dependent zinc metalloprotease FtsH-like isoform X3: protein MWENSQKGKVFSLANELPNGAIIFLDEIDSFAAARDNEMHEATRRILSVLLRQIDGFEQDKKVVVIAATNRKEDLDPALISRFDTMIPFGLPDHRNRQQIVFNHQNVRRHLRLEICHEMVPYFDFSVSVLPSSCLSLIVIMLIVIFKGKKLLTMEKKGSRRWMSGGSNSDAVFHGIAMAHEDHRFWIPIRRYCCRDTLMARVRIKRTIGVNIIWLQPTK from the exons ATGTGGGAGAACTCTCAGAAGGGAAAAGTGTTTTCACTTGCAAATGAACTTCCTAATGGTGCTATTATATTTCTGGATGAG ATTGATTCTTTTGCTGCTGCTCGAGATAATGAAATGCATGAAGCTACAAGGAGAATATTGTCAGTGTTGTTACGACAG ATAGATGGCTTTGAGCAGGATAAGAAAGTGGTTGTGATTGCTGCTACCAATAGAAAGGAAGACCTTGATCCTGCATTAATCAG CCGGTTTGATACTATGATCCCTTTTGGCTTACCTGATCACCGTAATCGTCAGCAAATAGTTTTTAATCACCAAAATGTTCGACGGCATCTTCGGTTAGAGATTTGTCACGAAATGGTTCCGTACTTTgatttttctgtttctgttctacCTTCTTCATGCCTTTCACTTATTGTAATTATGCTGATTGTGATTTTCAAGGGAAAAAAACTACTCACAATGGAGAAGAAAGGGTCTCGGAGATGGATGAGTGGCGGTAGCAACAG TGATGCTGTATTCCATGGCATAGCCATGGCACATGAAGATCATCGCTTTTGGATTCCCATTCGCCG GTATTGCTGCAGAGATACATTGATGGCGAGAGTACGCATCAAGAGGACTATCGGGGTAAACATCATTTGGTTGCAACCAACGAAATGA
- the LOC107635043 gene encoding uncharacterized protein LOC107635043 isoform X3: protein MTVFDDENQAQENSFIYVIAEYLQKVDPKSDGAKWDWVAIYDECAAVLYQIPGLLVIVILDHYLSKRFIANLIVLLMFGFLGYMLCISERYNSSCDKFCQTE, encoded by the exons ATGACAGTGTTTGATGATGAAAACCAAGCGCAGGAGAATAGCTTCATTTAT GTTATAGCTGAGTATCTTCAAAAAGTTGATCCTAAATCAGATGGTGCAAAGTGGGACTGGGTTGCTATTTATGACGAGTGTGCAGCTGTTTTATATCAG ATTCCAggtttattggttattgtgattCTAGATCATTATCTTTCTAAGAGGTTCATTGCTAATTTGATTGTACTTCTGATGTTTGGTTTTCTTGGCTACATGTTGTGCATTTCAGAGAGATACAATTCAAGCTGTGACAAGTTTTGCCAAACGGAATAA
- the LOC107635041 gene encoding 26S protease regulatory subunit 6B-like isoform X10, translating into MWENSQKGKVFSLANELPNGAIIFLDEIDSFAAARDNEMHEATRRILSVLLRQESILQIDGFEQDKKVVVIAATNRKEDLDPALISRFDTMIPFGLPDHRNRQQIVFNHQNVRRHLRLEICHEMGKKLLTMEKKGSRRWMSGGSNRYCCRDTLMARVRIKRTIGVNIIWLQPTK; encoded by the exons ATGTGGGAGAACTCTCAGAAGGGAAAAGTGTTTTCACTTGCAAATGAACTTCCTAATGGTGCTATTATATTTCTGGATGAG ATTGATTCTTTTGCTGCTGCTCGAGATAATGAAATGCATGAAGCTACAAGGAGAATATTGTCAGTGTTGTTACGACAG GAATCAATTTTGCAGATAGATGGCTTTGAGCAGGATAAGAAAGTGGTTGTGATTGCTGCTACCAATAGAAAGGAAGACCTTGATCCTGCATTAATCAG CCGGTTTGATACTATGATCCCTTTTGGCTTACCTGATCACCGTAATCGTCAGCAAATAGTTTTTAATCACCAAAATGTTCGACGGCATCTTCGGTTAGAGATTTGTCACGAAATG GGAAAAAAACTACTCACAATGGAGAAGAAAGGGTCTCGGAGATGGATGAGTGGCGGTAGCAACAG GTATTGCTGCAGAGATACATTGATGGCGAGAGTACGCATCAAGAGGACTATCGGGGTAAACATCATTTGGTTGCAACCAACGAAATGA
- the LOC107635041 gene encoding 26S protease regulatory subunit 6B-like isoform X5 gives MWENSQKGKVFSLANELPNGAIIFLDEIDSFAAARDNEMHEATRRILSVLLRQESILQIDGFEQDKKVVVIAATNRKEDLDPALISRFDTMIPFGLPDHRNRQQIVFNHQNVRRHLRLEICHEMVPYFDFSVSVLPSSCLSLIVIMLIVIFKGKKLLTMEKKGSRRWMSGGSNRDTLMARVRIKRTIGVNIIWLQPTK, from the exons ATGTGGGAGAACTCTCAGAAGGGAAAAGTGTTTTCACTTGCAAATGAACTTCCTAATGGTGCTATTATATTTCTGGATGAG ATTGATTCTTTTGCTGCTGCTCGAGATAATGAAATGCATGAAGCTACAAGGAGAATATTGTCAGTGTTGTTACGACAG GAATCAATTTTGCAGATAGATGGCTTTGAGCAGGATAAGAAAGTGGTTGTGATTGCTGCTACCAATAGAAAGGAAGACCTTGATCCTGCATTAATCAG CCGGTTTGATACTATGATCCCTTTTGGCTTACCTGATCACCGTAATCGTCAGCAAATAGTTTTTAATCACCAAAATGTTCGACGGCATCTTCGGTTAGAGATTTGTCACGAAATGGTTCCGTACTTTgatttttctgtttctgttctacCTTCTTCATGCCTTTCACTTATTGTAATTATGCTGATTGTGATTTTCAAGGGAAAAAAACTACTCACAATGGAGAAGAAAGGGTCTCGGAGATGGATGAGTGGCGGTAGCAACAG AGATACATTGATGGCGAGAGTACGCATCAAGAGGACTATCGGGGTAAACATCATTTGGTTGCAACCAACGAAATGA
- the LOC107635041 gene encoding 26S protease regulatory subunit 6B-like isoform X4, whose amino-acid sequence MWENSQKGKVFSLANELPNGAIIFLDEIDSFAAARDNEMHEATRRILSVLLRQESILQIDGFEQDKKVVVIAATNRKEDLDPALISRFDTMIPFGLPDHRNRQQIVFNHQNVRRHLRLEICHEMVPYFDFSVSVLPSSCLSLIVIMLIVIFKGKKLLTMEKKGSRRWMSGGSNRYCCRDTLMARVRIKRTIGVNIIWLQPTK is encoded by the exons ATGTGGGAGAACTCTCAGAAGGGAAAAGTGTTTTCACTTGCAAATGAACTTCCTAATGGTGCTATTATATTTCTGGATGAG ATTGATTCTTTTGCTGCTGCTCGAGATAATGAAATGCATGAAGCTACAAGGAGAATATTGTCAGTGTTGTTACGACAG GAATCAATTTTGCAGATAGATGGCTTTGAGCAGGATAAGAAAGTGGTTGTGATTGCTGCTACCAATAGAAAGGAAGACCTTGATCCTGCATTAATCAG CCGGTTTGATACTATGATCCCTTTTGGCTTACCTGATCACCGTAATCGTCAGCAAATAGTTTTTAATCACCAAAATGTTCGACGGCATCTTCGGTTAGAGATTTGTCACGAAATGGTTCCGTACTTTgatttttctgtttctgttctacCTTCTTCATGCCTTTCACTTATTGTAATTATGCTGATTGTGATTTTCAAGGGAAAAAAACTACTCACAATGGAGAAGAAAGGGTCTCGGAGATGGATGAGTGGCGGTAGCAACAG GTATTGCTGCAGAGATACATTGATGGCGAGAGTACGCATCAAGAGGACTATCGGGGTAAACATCATTTGGTTGCAACCAACGAAATGA
- the LOC107635040 gene encoding probable protein phosphatase 2C 55 yields the protein MEHAIGVADGVGGWADSGVNVGFYSRELMSHSVDAIQEEPKGSIDPARVLEKAHSITKAMGSSTACIIALTDQLNGYVLCQEYATGDFAQI from the exons ATG GAACATGCAATTGGTGTGGCTGATGGTGTTGGTGGTTGGGCAGATAGTGGTGTTAATGTTGGATTTTACTCTCGTGAACTCATGTCCCATTCGGTAGATGCTATTCAGGAGGAGCCTAAAGGTTCAATTGACCCTGCTAGGGTGCTGGAGAAAGCACACTCAATTACAAAAGCTATGGGTTCCTCTACAGCATGCATCATTGCACTTACTGACCAG TTAAATGGATATGTACTATGCCAAGAATATGCCACTGGAGATTTTGCCCAG ATATAA
- the LOC107635041 gene encoding 26S protease regulatory subunit 6B-like isoform X9 gives MWENSQKGKVFSLANELPNGAIIFLDEIDSFAAARDNEMHEATRRILSVLLRQESILQIDGFEQDKKVVVIAATNRKEDLDPALISRFDTMIPFGLPDHRNRQQIVFNHQNVRRHLRLEICHEMVPYFDFSVSVLPSSCLSLIVIMLIVIFKGKKLLTMEKKGSRRWMSGGSNRCTICKD, from the exons ATGTGGGAGAACTCTCAGAAGGGAAAAGTGTTTTCACTTGCAAATGAACTTCCTAATGGTGCTATTATATTTCTGGATGAG ATTGATTCTTTTGCTGCTGCTCGAGATAATGAAATGCATGAAGCTACAAGGAGAATATTGTCAGTGTTGTTACGACAG GAATCAATTTTGCAGATAGATGGCTTTGAGCAGGATAAGAAAGTGGTTGTGATTGCTGCTACCAATAGAAAGGAAGACCTTGATCCTGCATTAATCAG CCGGTTTGATACTATGATCCCTTTTGGCTTACCTGATCACCGTAATCGTCAGCAAATAGTTTTTAATCACCAAAATGTTCGACGGCATCTTCGGTTAGAGATTTGTCACGAAATGGTTCCGTACTTTgatttttctgtttctgttctacCTTCTTCATGCCTTTCACTTATTGTAATTATGCTGATTGTGATTTTCAAGGGAAAAAAACTACTCACAATGGAGAAGAAAGGGTCTCGGAGATGGATGAGTGGCGGTAGCAACAGGTGCACAATATGCAAAGATTAA
- the LOC107635041 gene encoding 26S protease regulatory subunit 6A homolog B-like isoform X1, with product MWENSQKGKVFSLANELPNGAIIFLDEIDSFAAARDNEMHEATRRILSVLLRQESILQIDGFEQDKKVVVIAATNRKEDLDPALISRFDTMIPFGLPDHRNRQQIVFNHQNVRRHLRLEICHEMVPYFDFSVSVLPSSCLSLIVIMLIVIFKGKKLLTMEKKGSRRWMSGGSNSDAVFHGIAMAHEDHRFWIPIRRYCCRDTLMARVRIKRTIGVNIIWLQPTK from the exons ATGTGGGAGAACTCTCAGAAGGGAAAAGTGTTTTCACTTGCAAATGAACTTCCTAATGGTGCTATTATATTTCTGGATGAG ATTGATTCTTTTGCTGCTGCTCGAGATAATGAAATGCATGAAGCTACAAGGAGAATATTGTCAGTGTTGTTACGACAG GAATCAATTTTGCAGATAGATGGCTTTGAGCAGGATAAGAAAGTGGTTGTGATTGCTGCTACCAATAGAAAGGAAGACCTTGATCCTGCATTAATCAG CCGGTTTGATACTATGATCCCTTTTGGCTTACCTGATCACCGTAATCGTCAGCAAATAGTTTTTAATCACCAAAATGTTCGACGGCATCTTCGGTTAGAGATTTGTCACGAAATGGTTCCGTACTTTgatttttctgtttctgttctacCTTCTTCATGCCTTTCACTTATTGTAATTATGCTGATTGTGATTTTCAAGGGAAAAAAACTACTCACAATGGAGAAGAAAGGGTCTCGGAGATGGATGAGTGGCGGTAGCAACAG TGATGCTGTATTCCATGGCATAGCCATGGCACATGAAGATCATCGCTTTTGGATTCCCATTCGCCG GTATTGCTGCAGAGATACATTGATGGCGAGAGTACGCATCAAGAGGACTATCGGGGTAAACATCATTTGGTTGCAACCAACGAAATGA
- the LOC107635041 gene encoding ATP-dependent zinc metalloprotease FtsH-like isoform X8, which produces MHEATRRILSVLLRQIDGFEQDKKVVVIAATNRKEDLDPALISRFDTMIPFGLPDHRNRQQIVFNHQNVRRHLRLEICHEMVPYFDFSVSVLPSSCLSLIVIMLIVIFKGKKLLTMEKKGSRRWMSGGSNSDAVFHGIAMAHEDHRFWIPIRRYCCRDTLMARVRIKRTIGVNIIWLQPTK; this is translated from the exons ATGCATGAAGCTACAAGGAGAATATTGTCAGTGTTGTTACGACAG ATAGATGGCTTTGAGCAGGATAAGAAAGTGGTTGTGATTGCTGCTACCAATAGAAAGGAAGACCTTGATCCTGCATTAATCAG CCGGTTTGATACTATGATCCCTTTTGGCTTACCTGATCACCGTAATCGTCAGCAAATAGTTTTTAATCACCAAAATGTTCGACGGCATCTTCGGTTAGAGATTTGTCACGAAATGGTTCCGTACTTTgatttttctgtttctgttctacCTTCTTCATGCCTTTCACTTATTGTAATTATGCTGATTGTGATTTTCAAGGGAAAAAAACTACTCACAATGGAGAAGAAAGGGTCTCGGAGATGGATGAGTGGCGGTAGCAACAG TGATGCTGTATTCCATGGCATAGCCATGGCACATGAAGATCATCGCTTTTGGATTCCCATTCGCCG GTATTGCTGCAGAGATACATTGATGGCGAGAGTACGCATCAAGAGGACTATCGGGGTAAACATCATTTGGTTGCAACCAACGAAATGA
- the LOC107635043 gene encoding uncharacterized protein LOC107635043 isoform X1: protein MTVFDDENQAQENSFIYVIAEYLQKVDPKSDGAKWDWVAIYDECAAVLYQRDTIQAVTSFAKRNKLPVLMQEQMIAHLHMKYRTDIEGLQQQEFKYIFIFRLNTLLDINIV, encoded by the exons ATGACAGTGTTTGATGATGAAAACCAAGCGCAGGAGAATAGCTTCATTTAT GTTATAGCTGAGTATCTTCAAAAAGTTGATCCTAAATCAGATGGTGCAAAGTGGGACTGGGTTGCTATTTATGACGAGTGTGCAGCTGTTTTATATCAG AGAGATACAATTCAAGCTGTGACAAGTTTTGCCAAACGGAATAAATTGCCTGTTCTCATGCAAGAACAGATGATTGCACATTTGCATATGAAGTACAGAACTGATATAGAAGGGCTGCAGCAGCAAGAGTTTAAATACATATTCATATTCCGTTTAAATACATTATTAGATATTAACATAGTTTAG